From one Sparus aurata chromosome 16, fSpaAur1.1, whole genome shotgun sequence genomic stretch:
- the ganc gene encoding neutral alpha-glucosidase C isoform X1, whose protein sequence is MSEVIEPPPVSAAVPAEQSKFKTSDDVAFYKRQIRGPNPQYRTLLDTMVLTERGARFELLQPDSQKSLLLSVSPCKNNTVRILIDELQPIKARYRVPDVLVGEPQGERMSVERQSKDSVTLSWSSGRHQVRVWHFPFRLEILCEDEVMVTFNSKGKLWFETLQEPPRATSESSEQLEDEHTSSLWKETFKEFVDIKANGPSSIGSDLCLHGFSHVYGLPEHADDLQLRDTRDGEPYRLYNLDVFAYDVYSRFGLYGSVPLLVAHKPDRTLGLFWLNASETYVNVHYSPSEHQDDQTPPAKGVQKQTDVHWLSESGVIDCVVLLGPGPQQLFSQYAQLTGYQALPPLFALGYHQCRWNYNDEADVKAVDAGFDQHDIPYDVIWLDIEHTDGKRYFTWDPEHFPEPAELQHHLQRKKRKLVVISDPHFKFDPGWLLYNEAREGGHFVRDREGQIYLGSCWPGACSYLDFSNPDTRAWYSGCFSLEEYKGSTPSLFLWNDMNEPSVFGGPEQTMPKDAVHHGGWEHRELHNLYGFYQHMATAEGLIARSGGSERPFVLTRSFFAGSQRYGAVWTGDNVATWEYLEISIPMILSLSITGIAFCGADVGGFFRDPEPELLVRWYQAAALQPFFRSHCAIWSKRREPWLFGEEVTAAIRTVIKQRYCLLPFWYTLFHQAHTSGLPPLRPLWVEFPRDESTFSVDNQYMIGGALLACPVIKPGVEEIKVLLPGSDEVWYDVHSAESYKGGRTLSLPVTLDTVPVFQRGGSVVCRSVGSGSCTAEYKELPLNITVALSSQGLADGELYLDDGHSFSYRDRKAFCLRRFNMLSGRLLCRPASEDGAFDCDTVIQSLTVLGVKNKPSTVVVHLSGAKDSSAAFQYTETSRMLTVSDLNLRVTKDWEIQIL, encoded by the exons ATGTCGGAAGTGATCGAACCGCCACCTGTCAG TGCTGCTGTCCCTGCAGAGCAATCAAAGTTCAAGACAAGTGATGATGTCGCCTTCTACAA GCGACAGATCCGAGGTCCAAACCCGCAGTATCGCACCCTGTTGGACACCATGGTGCTGACAGAGAGGGGGGCCCGTTTTGAACTGTTGCAGCCCGACTCACAG AAGTCACTGCTCCTTTCTGTGTCACCTTGCAAAAACAACACCGTAAGGATCTTAATCGACGAGCTCCAGCCGATTAAAGCGCGCTATCGAGTTCCAGATGTGCTTGTGGGGGAACCACAGGGCGAACG GATGAGCGTGGAGAGACAGTCGAAGGACTCTGTCACCCTCTCCTGGTCTTCGGGGCGTCACCAGGTTCGCGTGTGGCATTTCCCCTTCCGTCTGGAGATCCTGTGTGAGGACGAGGTGATGGTGACGTTCAACTCTAAAGGCAAACTGTGGTTCGAGACTCTGCAGGAACCACCCAG GGCCACATCTGAGAGCAGTGAG CAGCTTGAAGACGAACACACAAGTTCATTATGGAAAGAGACGTTCAAAGAGTTCGTGGATATCAAAGCTAACG GTCCCAGCAGCATTGGGTCAGATCTTTGTTTACACGGGTTCAGTCATGTGTACGGGCTTCCAGAACACGCTGACGACCTGCAGCTCAGAGACACCAG AGATGGAGAACCGTATCGGCTGTACAACTTGGATGTCTTCGCCTATGACGTGTACAGCCGCTTTGGCCTGTACGGGTCGGTGCCGCTATTGGTTGCCCACAAGCCCGACAGGACTTTGGGTTTGTTCTGGCTGAACGCATCCGAAACGTATGTGAACGTTCACTACAGCCCATCTGAGCATCAG GATGACCAAACACCTCCAGCGAAGGGGGTCCAGAAGCAGACTGACGTACACTGGCTGTCAGAGAGTGGTGTGATTGACTGCGTGGTTCTGCTCGGGCCCGGTCCACAGCAGCTCTTCTCCCAGTATGCTCAGCTGACAG GGTATCAAGCCCTACCCCCTTTGTTTGCACTCGGGTACCACCAGTGCCGCTGGAACTACAACGACGAAGCTGACGTGAAGGCTGTCGACGCTGGATTCGATCAGCACGATATTCCGTACGACGTCATCTGGCTGGATATCGAGCACACGGATGGGAAGCGTTACTTCACCTGGGACCCTGAACATTTCCCCGAACCAGCTGAGCTGCAGCACCacctgcagaggaagaagagaaag TTGGTAGTTATCAGTGATCCCCATTTCAAGTTTGATCCTGGGTGGTTGCTGTACAATGAGGCCAGAGAGGGCGGGCACTTTGTCCGGGACAGAGAGGGCCAGATCTATCTGGGCTCATGCTGGCCtg GTGCGTGCTCTTACCTTGACTTCAGTAATCCAGACACTCGAGCGTGGTACTCCGGATGTTTCAGCCTGGAAGAGTACAAG GGATCAACGCCATCGTTGTTTCTGTGGAACGATATGAATGAACCGTCCGTGTTCGGTGGGCCGGAGCAGACGATGCCAAAGGACGCAGTGCATCATGGGGGCTGGGAACACCGGGAGTTACACAACCTGTACGGCTTCTACCAG CACATGGCCACAGCCGAGGGCCTGATAGCTCGCTCGGGTGGCTCAGAGAGACCTTTCGTCCTTACACGCTCCTTCTTCGCTGGGTCACAGAGATATg GAGCGGTTTGGACGGGTGACAACGTCGCCACGTGGGAATATCTGGAGATCTCCATTCCAATGATTTTATCTCTGAGCATCACGGGGATAGCTTTTTGTGGAG CCGATGTCGGTGGGTTTTTCCGGGACCCTGAGCCGGAGCTGCTGGTGCGCTGGTACCAGGCCGCCGCTCTGCAGCCATTCTTCCGAAGTCACTGCGCAATATGGTCGAAGCGTCGGGAGCCCTGGCTGTTTGGAGAGGAGGTCACCGCTGCAATCCGCACTGTGATCAAACAGAG GTACTGTTTGCTGCCCTTCTGGTACACTCTCTTCCACCAGGCTCACACCTCAGGTCTGCCTCCGCTCAG ACCTCTGTGGGTGGAGTTCCCGAGAGACGAGAGCACCTTCAGCGTGGACAACCAGTATATGATTG GTGGAGCTCTGCTGGCCTGTCCTGTAATCAAACCGGGCGTTGAAGAAATCAAAGTCTTACTTCCAGGATCTGATGAG GTGTGGTATGATGTCCACTCTGCAGAGTCGTATAAAGGAGGCAGGACTCTGAGTCTTCCAGTCACCCTGGACACA GTTCCAGTGTTCCAGCGAGGCGGCTCGGTGGTCTGCAGGTCAGTGGGAAGCGGCTCCTGTACGGCCGAATACAAGGAGCTCCCCCTCAACATCACCGTGGCCCTCAGCTCTCAG GGTCTCGCTGATGGTGAGTTGTACCTGGACGACGGCCACTCCTTCAGCTACCGGGACAGAAAGGCCTTCTGTCTGCGCAGGTTCAACATGCTGTCAGGCCGTCTGCTCTGCCG TCCTGCCAGCGAAGACGGAGCGTTCGACTGTGACACGGTGATCCAGTCGCTCACCGTCCTCGGGGTGAAGAACAAACCGTCCACAGTGGTCGTGCATCTGTCAG GTGCTAAAGACTCCTCTGCTGCTTTTCAATACACGGAGACCAGTCGCATGCTGACAGTGAGCGACCTGAACCTCAGAGTGACAAAAGACTGGGAGATACAGATACTGTAG
- the LOC115565981 gene encoding tumor necrosis factor receptor superfamily member 14-like gives MKGKPALLPSLLLILVMNVFRGQTQKCYRSEYWTGSYCCPMCPVGNRVKTDCTETRSTSCLPCTEGTFMNQPTGLKQCFACGNCDAGSNLKINLSCTTTSDTVCEPLEGFFCLDSTENSCMAAQEHTRCKPGQYIRHNGTAQRDAECSGCSEGTYSNGTFTSCLPHTQCETLNLQVIKPGTVSTDAECGEQTANRTAVVVGVVVVVLLIVVIVAARVLLLYRKKIGCPNTENKRNKENGNKDEMATL, from the exons atgaaaggaaaaccTGCACTATTACCATCACTGTTACTG ATACTTGTGATGAATGTCTTCAGAGGACAGACCCAGAAATGTTATCGATCTGAATATTGGACAGGAAGTTATTGCTGCCCTATGTGCCCTGTTG GCAATCGAGTTAAAACAGACTGCACCGAAACCCGTAGTACTTCCTGTCTGCCTTGTACTGAAGGGACCTTCATGAATCAACCTACAggattaaaacagtgttttgccTGTGGAAACTGTGATGCAG GttcaaatttgaaaataaatctgtcATGTACAACAACGTCAGACACAGTTTGCGAACCACTGGAGGGATTCTTCTGTCTGGACTCTACAGAGAACAGCTGTATGgcagcacaggaacacacacgCTGTAAACCAGGACAATACATCCGTCACAATG GAACAGCGCAGAGAGACGCTGAGTGCTCGGGCTGCAGTGAAGGAACATATTCAAATGGAACCTTTACATCCtgtctgccacacacaca GTGTGAAACATTAAATCTTCAAGTGATAAAACCAGGAACTGTTTCAactgatgctgaatgtggagaacaaacagcaaacaggaCAGCAGTTGTGGTCGGCGTTGTCGTTGTAGTGCTTTTAATAGTAGTGATTGTAGCAGCACGTGTACTGTTACTTTACAGAAAGAAGATAGGATGTCCAAACACAG aaaataaaagaaacaaagagaatgGAAACAAG GATGAGATGGCAACATTATGA
- the ganc gene encoding neutral alpha-glucosidase C isoform X2, giving the protein MSEVIEPPPVSAAVPAEQSKFKTSDDVAFYKRQIRGPNPQYRTLLDTMVLTERGARFELLQPDSQKSLLLSVSPCKNNTVRILIDELQPIKARYRVPDVLVGEPQGERMSVERQSKDSVTLSWSSGRHQVRVWHFPFRLEILCEDEVMVTFNSKGKLWFETLQEPPRATSESSELEDEHTSSLWKETFKEFVDIKANGPSSIGSDLCLHGFSHVYGLPEHADDLQLRDTRDGEPYRLYNLDVFAYDVYSRFGLYGSVPLLVAHKPDRTLGLFWLNASETYVNVHYSPSEHQDDQTPPAKGVQKQTDVHWLSESGVIDCVVLLGPGPQQLFSQYAQLTGYQALPPLFALGYHQCRWNYNDEADVKAVDAGFDQHDIPYDVIWLDIEHTDGKRYFTWDPEHFPEPAELQHHLQRKKRKLVVISDPHFKFDPGWLLYNEAREGGHFVRDREGQIYLGSCWPGACSYLDFSNPDTRAWYSGCFSLEEYKGSTPSLFLWNDMNEPSVFGGPEQTMPKDAVHHGGWEHRELHNLYGFYQHMATAEGLIARSGGSERPFVLTRSFFAGSQRYGAVWTGDNVATWEYLEISIPMILSLSITGIAFCGADVGGFFRDPEPELLVRWYQAAALQPFFRSHCAIWSKRREPWLFGEEVTAAIRTVIKQRYCLLPFWYTLFHQAHTSGLPPLRPLWVEFPRDESTFSVDNQYMIGGALLACPVIKPGVEEIKVLLPGSDEVWYDVHSAESYKGGRTLSLPVTLDTVPVFQRGGSVVCRSVGSGSCTAEYKELPLNITVALSSQGLADGELYLDDGHSFSYRDRKAFCLRRFNMLSGRLLCRPASEDGAFDCDTVIQSLTVLGVKNKPSTVVVHLSGAKDSSAAFQYTETSRMLTVSDLNLRVTKDWEIQIL; this is encoded by the exons ATGTCGGAAGTGATCGAACCGCCACCTGTCAG TGCTGCTGTCCCTGCAGAGCAATCAAAGTTCAAGACAAGTGATGATGTCGCCTTCTACAA GCGACAGATCCGAGGTCCAAACCCGCAGTATCGCACCCTGTTGGACACCATGGTGCTGACAGAGAGGGGGGCCCGTTTTGAACTGTTGCAGCCCGACTCACAG AAGTCACTGCTCCTTTCTGTGTCACCTTGCAAAAACAACACCGTAAGGATCTTAATCGACGAGCTCCAGCCGATTAAAGCGCGCTATCGAGTTCCAGATGTGCTTGTGGGGGAACCACAGGGCGAACG GATGAGCGTGGAGAGACAGTCGAAGGACTCTGTCACCCTCTCCTGGTCTTCGGGGCGTCACCAGGTTCGCGTGTGGCATTTCCCCTTCCGTCTGGAGATCCTGTGTGAGGACGAGGTGATGGTGACGTTCAACTCTAAAGGCAAACTGTGGTTCGAGACTCTGCAGGAACCACCCAG GGCCACATCTGAGAGCAGTGAG CTTGAAGACGAACACACAAGTTCATTATGGAAAGAGACGTTCAAAGAGTTCGTGGATATCAAAGCTAACG GTCCCAGCAGCATTGGGTCAGATCTTTGTTTACACGGGTTCAGTCATGTGTACGGGCTTCCAGAACACGCTGACGACCTGCAGCTCAGAGACACCAG AGATGGAGAACCGTATCGGCTGTACAACTTGGATGTCTTCGCCTATGACGTGTACAGCCGCTTTGGCCTGTACGGGTCGGTGCCGCTATTGGTTGCCCACAAGCCCGACAGGACTTTGGGTTTGTTCTGGCTGAACGCATCCGAAACGTATGTGAACGTTCACTACAGCCCATCTGAGCATCAG GATGACCAAACACCTCCAGCGAAGGGGGTCCAGAAGCAGACTGACGTACACTGGCTGTCAGAGAGTGGTGTGATTGACTGCGTGGTTCTGCTCGGGCCCGGTCCACAGCAGCTCTTCTCCCAGTATGCTCAGCTGACAG GGTATCAAGCCCTACCCCCTTTGTTTGCACTCGGGTACCACCAGTGCCGCTGGAACTACAACGACGAAGCTGACGTGAAGGCTGTCGACGCTGGATTCGATCAGCACGATATTCCGTACGACGTCATCTGGCTGGATATCGAGCACACGGATGGGAAGCGTTACTTCACCTGGGACCCTGAACATTTCCCCGAACCAGCTGAGCTGCAGCACCacctgcagaggaagaagagaaag TTGGTAGTTATCAGTGATCCCCATTTCAAGTTTGATCCTGGGTGGTTGCTGTACAATGAGGCCAGAGAGGGCGGGCACTTTGTCCGGGACAGAGAGGGCCAGATCTATCTGGGCTCATGCTGGCCtg GTGCGTGCTCTTACCTTGACTTCAGTAATCCAGACACTCGAGCGTGGTACTCCGGATGTTTCAGCCTGGAAGAGTACAAG GGATCAACGCCATCGTTGTTTCTGTGGAACGATATGAATGAACCGTCCGTGTTCGGTGGGCCGGAGCAGACGATGCCAAAGGACGCAGTGCATCATGGGGGCTGGGAACACCGGGAGTTACACAACCTGTACGGCTTCTACCAG CACATGGCCACAGCCGAGGGCCTGATAGCTCGCTCGGGTGGCTCAGAGAGACCTTTCGTCCTTACACGCTCCTTCTTCGCTGGGTCACAGAGATATg GAGCGGTTTGGACGGGTGACAACGTCGCCACGTGGGAATATCTGGAGATCTCCATTCCAATGATTTTATCTCTGAGCATCACGGGGATAGCTTTTTGTGGAG CCGATGTCGGTGGGTTTTTCCGGGACCCTGAGCCGGAGCTGCTGGTGCGCTGGTACCAGGCCGCCGCTCTGCAGCCATTCTTCCGAAGTCACTGCGCAATATGGTCGAAGCGTCGGGAGCCCTGGCTGTTTGGAGAGGAGGTCACCGCTGCAATCCGCACTGTGATCAAACAGAG GTACTGTTTGCTGCCCTTCTGGTACACTCTCTTCCACCAGGCTCACACCTCAGGTCTGCCTCCGCTCAG ACCTCTGTGGGTGGAGTTCCCGAGAGACGAGAGCACCTTCAGCGTGGACAACCAGTATATGATTG GTGGAGCTCTGCTGGCCTGTCCTGTAATCAAACCGGGCGTTGAAGAAATCAAAGTCTTACTTCCAGGATCTGATGAG GTGTGGTATGATGTCCACTCTGCAGAGTCGTATAAAGGAGGCAGGACTCTGAGTCTTCCAGTCACCCTGGACACA GTTCCAGTGTTCCAGCGAGGCGGCTCGGTGGTCTGCAGGTCAGTGGGAAGCGGCTCCTGTACGGCCGAATACAAGGAGCTCCCCCTCAACATCACCGTGGCCCTCAGCTCTCAG GGTCTCGCTGATGGTGAGTTGTACCTGGACGACGGCCACTCCTTCAGCTACCGGGACAGAAAGGCCTTCTGTCTGCGCAGGTTCAACATGCTGTCAGGCCGTCTGCTCTGCCG TCCTGCCAGCGAAGACGGAGCGTTCGACTGTGACACGGTGATCCAGTCGCTCACCGTCCTCGGGGTGAAGAACAAACCGTCCACAGTGGTCGTGCATCTGTCAG GTGCTAAAGACTCCTCTGCTGCTTTTCAATACACGGAGACCAGTCGCATGCTGACAGTGAGCGACCTGAACCTCAGAGTGACAAAAGACTGGGAGATACAGATACTGTAG